A DNA window from Enterobacter asburiae contains the following coding sequences:
- a CDS encoding NlpC/P60 family protein codes for MRFWFLLMAALFLAGCSSHRAPPPNPRLSDSITVIASLNDQLSNWRGTPYRYGGMSRGGVDCSGFVLMTFRDKFDLQLPRETRKQAEIGTEIDKDDLLPGDLVFFKTGSGESGLHVGIYDTDNQFIHASTSRGVMRSSLDNVYWRKNFWQARRI; via the coding sequence ATGCGATTCTGGTTTCTCCTGATGGCCGCACTTTTTCTTGCGGGATGCAGTAGCCATCGTGCGCCGCCGCCTAACCCACGGCTTTCAGATTCGATCACCGTCATTGCCAGCCTCAACGATCAGCTGAGCAACTGGCGCGGCACGCCTTATCGCTACGGCGGAATGAGCCGCGGCGGCGTAGATTGTTCCGGCTTCGTTCTGATGACGTTCCGCGATAAGTTTGATTTACAGCTTCCGCGCGAAACGCGCAAGCAGGCCGAAATTGGCACTGAAATTGATAAAGACGATCTTCTCCCCGGGGACCTGGTTTTCTTCAAAACCGGATCGGGTGAAAGCGGTCTTCATGTGGGGATATATGATACAGACAATCAGTTCATTCACGCCTCGACAAGCCGCGGGGTGATGCGCTCTTCTCTTGATAATGTTTACTGGCGTAAAAATTTCTGGCAGGCACGACGTATATAG
- the btuD gene encoding vitamin B12 ABC transporter ATP-binding protein BtuD yields the protein MSLLMQLTDVAERGRLEPITGTINAGEILHLVGPNGAGKSTLLARMAGMTDGEGQITLLEHTLADWSPVSLAHRRSYLVQQQVPPFAMPVWHYLMLHLHDKQQTALLTDVAAALGLEDKLSRHASQLSGGEWQRVRLAAVILQIHPAGNPHGRMLLLDEPMSGLDVAQQAALDTLLSALSRKGIAVVMSSHDLNHTLRHAHRVWLLSQGKMIASGARDRVLTPPHLARAYNMSFRRLDIEGHKMLISTGQT from the coding sequence ATGTCGTTGCTGATGCAGCTCACGGACGTTGCCGAGAGGGGACGTCTGGAACCGATAACCGGTACCATCAATGCGGGAGAAATCCTGCATCTTGTCGGGCCAAACGGTGCAGGGAAGAGCACGCTGCTGGCACGGATGGCAGGCATGACCGACGGAGAAGGGCAGATAACGCTGCTGGAGCATACGCTCGCCGACTGGTCACCGGTCTCGCTGGCGCACCGGCGCAGTTACCTCGTGCAGCAGCAGGTGCCGCCCTTTGCGATGCCGGTCTGGCACTATCTGATGCTGCATTTGCACGACAAACAACAGACGGCACTGCTGACGGACGTGGCCGCAGCCCTGGGGCTGGAAGATAAACTGTCCCGGCATGCCAGCCAGCTTTCCGGCGGAGAGTGGCAGCGGGTGCGTCTGGCGGCGGTCATTCTTCAGATCCACCCGGCAGGTAATCCTCACGGGCGAATGCTGCTTCTCGATGAACCCATGAGCGGTCTGGACGTGGCGCAGCAGGCGGCACTGGATACGCTGTTAAGCGCCCTGAGCCGAAAAGGTATCGCCGTGGTGATGAGCAGTCATGACCTCAACCACACCCTGCGTCATGCCCACCGGGTGTGGCTGCTGTCGCAGGGAAAGATGATCGCCAGCGGCGCGCGGGATCGGGTTCTTACGCCGCCCCATCTTGCCCGCGCGTACAACATGTCGTTCCGCAGGCTGGATATTGAGGGACATAAGATGCTGATTTCTACCGGGCAGACGTAA
- a CDS encoding glutathione peroxidase: MQSDILNTEVTTIDGDNTTLEGYKGNVLLIVNVASKCGLTPQYEQLENIQKAWEKDGFTVLGFPCNQFLGQEPGSEEEIKTFCSTTYGVTFPMFSKIDVNGEDRHPLYAKLIAAAPKAVAPEGSGFYERMASKGRAPLYPDDILWNFEKFLIGRDGQVVQRFSPDMTPEDPIVMESIKLALAK; encoded by the coding sequence ATGCAGTCAGATATCCTGAATACTGAAGTGACCACCATTGATGGCGATAACACCACGCTGGAAGGCTACAAAGGCAACGTGCTGCTTATCGTCAACGTGGCATCCAAATGTGGCCTGACGCCGCAGTACGAACAGCTGGAGAACATTCAGAAGGCCTGGGAGAAAGACGGTTTCACCGTACTGGGCTTCCCGTGCAACCAGTTCCTGGGCCAGGAGCCGGGCAGCGAAGAGGAGATTAAAACCTTCTGCAGCACCACCTATGGCGTGACGTTCCCGATGTTCAGCAAAATCGATGTCAACGGCGAAGACCGCCATCCTCTGTATGCGAAGCTGATCGCTGCCGCGCCGAAGGCCGTTGCGCCGGAAGGAAGCGGTTTTTATGAACGCATGGCCAGCAAAGGCCGCGCGCCGCTTTACCCGGACGATATCCTGTGGAATTTTGAAAAATTCCTGATTGGCCGCGACGGCCAGGTCGTTCAGCGTTTTTCGCCGGACATGACCCCTGAAGATCCGATCGTCATGGAATCGATCAAGCTGGCGCTGGCGAAATAA
- the btuC gene encoding vitamin B12 ABC transporter permease BtuC, translating to MLDYAHRQHRSDKRHLLLLVLLLIVAAGVSLCAGDRWIGPESWWGPDGQLFVWQIRLPRTVAVVLVGAALALCGTIMQALFDNPLAEPGLLGVSNGAGVGLIAAVMLGGGELSGWSISLSAILGALLITAILLRFARRHLSTSRLLLAGVALGIICSALMTWAVYFSTSFDLRQLMYWMMGGFGGVDWHQGWLMALLVPVIVWAALQAQPLNMLALGETSARQLGMPIGFWRNVLVIVIGWLVGVSVALAGAIGFIGLVIPHMLRLCGLTDHRTLLPASAVAGAVTLLVADIIARLALTAAELPIGVVTATLGAPVFIWLLLKAGR from the coding sequence ATGCTTGATTATGCCCATCGCCAGCACCGTTCCGATAAGCGTCACCTGCTTTTGCTGGTGCTGTTGCTCATTGTCGCCGCGGGCGTGAGCCTCTGCGCGGGCGACAGATGGATCGGGCCTGAAAGCTGGTGGGGGCCTGACGGGCAGCTCTTCGTCTGGCAAATTCGCCTGCCGCGCACCGTCGCGGTGGTTCTGGTCGGCGCCGCGCTGGCGCTGTGCGGCACCATAATGCAGGCGTTGTTTGATAACCCTCTGGCGGAGCCCGGGCTGCTCGGCGTGTCAAACGGCGCAGGCGTAGGCCTGATTGCGGCGGTGATGCTGGGTGGGGGAGAACTCTCCGGATGGAGTATTAGCCTGAGCGCTATCCTCGGCGCGCTGCTAATCACCGCGATCCTTCTTCGTTTCGCCAGACGGCACTTATCGACCAGCCGCCTGCTGCTTGCCGGCGTGGCGCTGGGGATCATTTGTAGCGCGCTGATGACCTGGGCGGTCTACTTCTCAACATCCTTTGACTTGCGTCAGCTGATGTACTGGATGATGGGCGGCTTTGGCGGCGTTGACTGGCACCAGGGCTGGCTGATGGCGCTGCTGGTACCGGTTATCGTGTGGGCTGCCCTGCAGGCGCAGCCGCTGAATATGCTCGCGCTGGGTGAAACCTCTGCCCGCCAGCTCGGCATGCCGATTGGGTTCTGGCGTAATGTGCTGGTGATCGTCATTGGCTGGCTGGTCGGCGTCAGCGTGGCTCTGGCGGGCGCGATCGGTTTTATCGGGCTGGTTATTCCGCATATGCTGCGTCTGTGTGGCCTCACGGACCATCGGACCCTGCTTCCGGCCTCGGCGGTTGCCGGGGCCGTCACGCTGCTGGTGGCTGATATCATCGCCCGGCTTGCCCTGACGGCCGCAGAGCTGCCGATTGGCGTGGTGACCGCCACGCTGGGCGCGCCGGTATTTATCTGGCTACTATTAAAAGCTGGACGTTAA
- the ihfA gene encoding integration host factor subunit alpha: MALTKAEMSEYLFDKLGLSKRDAKELVELFFEEIRRALENGEQVKLSGFGNFDLRDKNQRPGRNPKTGEDIPITARRVVTFRPGQKLKSRVENATPKAE, encoded by the coding sequence ATGGCGCTTACAAAAGCTGAAATGTCAGAATATCTGTTTGATAAGCTTGGGCTTAGCAAACGGGATGCCAAAGAGCTGGTAGAGCTGTTTTTCGAAGAGATCCGTCGTGCTCTGGAAAATGGTGAGCAGGTAAAACTCTCCGGTTTTGGCAATTTTGATTTGCGAGACAAAAACCAACGTCCGGGCCGCAACCCGAAGACGGGGGAAGATATTCCCATTACAGCCCGCCGCGTGGTGACCTTCAGACCCGGCCAGAAGTTGAAAAGCCGTGTCGAAAACGCAACGCCCAAAGCAGAGTAA
- the pheT gene encoding phenylalanine--tRNA ligase subunit beta translates to MKFSELWLREWVNTTLDSDALSNQITMAGLEVDGVEPVSGAFNGVVVGEVVECGQHPNADKLRVTKVNVGGDRLLDIVCGAPNCRQGLKVAVATVGAVLPGDFKIKAAKLRGEPSEGMLCSFSELGISDDHNGIIELPLDAPIGTDIREYLKLDDNTIEISVTPNRADCLGIIGVARDVAVLNQTELNAPEIAPVEATISDVLPIQVDAADACPRYLGRVVKGINVKAPTPLWMKEKLRRCGIRSIDAVVDVTNYVLLELGQPMHAFDKDRIDGGIVVRMAKEGETLVLLDGSEAKLNADTLVIADHSKALAMGGIFGGEHSGVNDETQNVLLECAFFSPLSITGRARRHGLHTDASHRYERGVDPALQYKAMERATRLLIDICGGEAGPVIDVTNEAALPKRATITLRRSKLDRLIGHHVADAQVTDILKRLGCEVTEGQDEWKAVAPSWRFDMEIEEDLVEEVARVYGYNNIPDEPVQAGLVMGTHREADLSLKRVKTMLNDKGYQEVITYSFVDPKLQQLIHPGQEELILPSPISSEMSAMRLSLWTGLLGTVVYNQNRQQNRVRIFESGLRFVPDNQANLGIRQDLMLAGAISGNRYEEHWDLAKGTVDFYDMKGDLEAILDLTGKLSEIEFRAEAIPALHPGQSAAIYLDGKRVGFIGVVHPELERKLDLNGRTIVFELEWNPVADRVIPQAQDVSRFPANRRDIAVVVAENVPAADILAECKKVGVNQVVGVNLFDVYRGKGVAEGFKSLAISLILQDTSRTLEEEEIAATVAKCVEALKERFQASLRD, encoded by the coding sequence ATGAAATTCAGTGAACTGTGGTTACGCGAGTGGGTGAACACCACCCTGGACAGCGACGCGCTTTCTAACCAGATCACCATGGCAGGTCTGGAAGTCGACGGCGTTGAGCCGGTTTCCGGTGCCTTCAACGGCGTGGTCGTTGGCGAAGTGGTCGAGTGCGGCCAGCACCCGAATGCTGACAAACTGCGCGTAACAAAAGTAAACGTGGGCGGTGACCGTCTGCTGGATATCGTCTGCGGTGCGCCAAACTGCCGTCAGGGCCTGAAGGTGGCCGTGGCGACCGTCGGTGCGGTGCTGCCGGGTGATTTCAAAATTAAAGCGGCTAAGCTGCGCGGCGAGCCGTCTGAAGGCATGCTGTGCTCCTTCTCCGAGCTGGGTATTTCCGACGATCACAACGGCATTATTGAGCTGCCGCTGGATGCGCCAATCGGCACCGATATCCGTGAATACCTGAAGCTTGATGACAACACTATCGAAATCAGCGTCACGCCAAACCGTGCCGACTGCTTAGGTATCATCGGCGTGGCGCGCGACGTGGCCGTGCTGAACCAGACTGAGCTGAACGCGCCGGAAATCGCGCCGGTTGAAGCGACCATCAGTGACGTGCTGCCTATCCAGGTTGACGCTGCGGATGCTTGCCCGCGCTACCTCGGTCGCGTGGTGAAAGGCATCAACGTGAAAGCGCCAACTCCGCTGTGGATGAAAGAGAAGCTGCGCCGCTGCGGTATTCGCTCTATCGACGCCGTGGTCGACGTGACCAACTACGTTCTGCTGGAGCTGGGCCAGCCAATGCACGCGTTCGATAAAGACCGTATCGACGGCGGCATCGTTGTGCGCATGGCGAAAGAGGGCGAAACCCTGGTTCTGCTCGACGGCAGCGAAGCGAAACTGAACGCCGACACCCTGGTGATTGCTGACCACAGCAAAGCGCTGGCAATGGGCGGTATCTTCGGGGGCGAGCACTCGGGCGTCAACGACGAGACGCAAAACGTCCTGCTGGAATGCGCGTTCTTCAGCCCGCTCTCCATCACCGGTCGCGCACGCCGCCACGGCCTGCATACCGATGCCTCTCACCGCTACGAGCGCGGCGTTGACCCGGCACTGCAGTACAAAGCGATGGAACGTGCGACCCGCCTGCTGATCGACATCTGCGGCGGTGAAGCGGGCCCGGTTATCGACGTCACCAACGAAGCGGCCCTGCCGAAGCGTGCGACCATCACCCTGCGCCGCAGCAAGCTGGATCGCCTGATTGGTCACCACGTTGCCGATGCGCAGGTAACCGACATCCTGAAACGTCTGGGCTGTGAAGTAACCGAAGGCCAGGACGAATGGAAAGCCGTTGCGCCATCATGGCGTTTCGACATGGAAATTGAAGAAGATCTGGTGGAAGAAGTGGCCCGCGTTTACGGCTACAACAACATCCCTGACGAGCCTGTCCAGGCAGGTCTGGTGATGGGCACCCACCGCGAAGCCGACCTGTCCCTGAAGCGCGTGAAAACCATGCTGAACGACAAAGGCTACCAGGAAGTGATCACCTACAGCTTCGTTGATCCAAAGCTGCAGCAGCTGATCCACCCGGGTCAGGAGGAGCTGATCCTGCCAAGCCCAATTTCCAGCGAAATGTCCGCGATGCGTCTGTCTCTGTGGACGGGCCTGCTGGGCACTGTCGTTTATAACCAGAATCGCCAGCAAAACCGCGTGCGAATTTTCGAAAGCGGTTTGCGCTTTGTACCGGATAATCAGGCAAATTTAGGCATCCGTCAGGATCTCATGCTGGCTGGCGCCATCAGCGGCAACCGCTATGAAGAGCACTGGGACCTGGCAAAAGGCACGGTTGATTTCTACGATATGAAGGGCGATCTGGAAGCGATTCTGGATCTGACCGGTAAATTATCTGAAATTGAATTCCGCGCAGAAGCTATCCCGGCTCTGCATCCGGGCCAGAGCGCAGCTATCTATTTAGACGGCAAACGCGTTGGTTTTATTGGGGTTGTTCACCCTGAGCTGGAGCGTAAGCTGGATCTGAACGGCCGTACCATCGTGTTCGAGCTGGAATGGAACCCGGTGGCTGACCGTGTTATTCCTCAGGCTCAGGACGTCTCCCGCTTCCCGGCAAACCGCCGTGATATCGCGGTTGTGGTCGCGGAAAATGTGCCTGCAGCAGATATTTTGGCCGAATGTAAGAAAGTTGGCGTAAATCAGGTAGTTGGCGTAAACTTATTTGACGTGTACCGCGGCAAGGGCGTAGCAGAAGGTTTCAAGAGCCTCGCTATTAGCCTTATCCTTCAGGATACCAGCCGTACACTCGAAGAAGAGGAGATTGCCGCTACCGTCGCCAAATGTGTAGAGGCATTAAAAGAGCGATTCCAGGCATCATTGAGGGATTGA
- the pheS gene encoding phenylalanine--tRNA ligase subunit alpha produces MSHLAELVASATAAINQASDVAALDNVRVEYLGKKGHLTLQMTTLRELPAEERPAAGAVINEAKEQVQQALNARKAELESAVLNARLAAETIDVSLPGRRIENGGLHPVTRTIDRIESFFGELGFTVATGPEIEDDYHNFDALNIPGHHPARADHDTFWFDATRLLRTQTSGVQIRTMKEQEPPIRIIAPGRVYRNDYDQTHTPMFHQMEGLIVDKNISFTNLKGTLHDFLNNFFEEDLQVRFRPSYFPFTEPSAEVDVMGKNGKWLEVLGCGMVHPNVLRNVGIDPEVYSGFAFGMGMERLTMLRYGVTDLRAFFENDLRFLKQFK; encoded by the coding sequence ATGTCACATCTCGCAGAGCTGGTTGCCAGTGCAACAGCCGCCATTAATCAGGCCTCAGATGTTGCCGCGTTAGACAATGTCCGCGTCGAATATCTTGGGAAGAAAGGGCACCTGACCCTTCAGATGACAACCCTGCGTGAGCTGCCGGCAGAAGAACGCCCGGCAGCAGGTGCGGTGATTAACGAAGCCAAAGAGCAGGTACAGCAGGCGCTGAACGCGCGTAAAGCCGAGCTGGAAAGCGCGGTGCTGAATGCGCGTCTGGCCGCAGAGACGATCGACGTTTCTCTGCCGGGTCGCCGTATCGAAAACGGTGGTCTGCACCCGGTTACCCGCACCATCGATCGCATTGAAAGTTTCTTCGGTGAGCTCGGCTTTACCGTGGCGACTGGCCCGGAAATCGAAGATGATTACCACAACTTCGACGCCCTGAACATTCCTGGCCATCATCCGGCACGCGCTGACCACGACACTTTCTGGTTCGACGCTACGCGTCTGCTGCGTACTCAGACCTCCGGCGTTCAGATCCGTACCATGAAGGAGCAGGAGCCGCCAATCCGTATTATCGCGCCGGGCCGCGTCTATCGTAACGACTACGATCAGACCCACACCCCAATGTTCCACCAGATGGAAGGTCTGATTGTTGATAAAAACATCAGCTTCACCAACCTGAAGGGCACGCTGCACGATTTCCTGAACAACTTCTTTGAGGAAGATCTGCAGGTTCGTTTCCGTCCGTCCTACTTCCCGTTCACCGAACCGTCTGCGGAAGTTGACGTGATGGGTAAAAACGGCAAATGGCTGGAAGTGCTGGGCTGCGGCATGGTGCATCCAAACGTGCTGCGCAACGTGGGTATCGATCCGGAAGTTTACTCCGGCTTTGCCTTCGGCATGGGCATGGAGCGTCTGACCATGCTGCGTTACGGCGTGACCGACTTACGTGCATTCTTCGAAAACGATCTGCGTTTCCTCAAACAGTTTAAATAA
- the pheM gene encoding pheST operon leader peptide PheM has product MNAAIFRFFFYFST; this is encoded by the coding sequence ATGAATGCTGCTATTTTCCGCTTCTTCTTTTACTTTAGCACCTGA
- the rplT gene encoding 50S ribosomal protein L20 encodes MARVKRGVIARARHKKILKQAKGYYGARSRVYRVAFQAVIKAGQYAYRDRRQRKRQFRQLWIARINAAARQNGISYSKFINGLKKASVEIDRKILADIAVFDKVAFTALVEKAKAALA; translated from the coding sequence ATGGCTCGCGTAAAACGTGGTGTAATTGCACGTGCACGTCACAAGAAAATTTTGAAACAAGCTAAAGGCTACTACGGTGCGCGTTCACGCGTATACCGCGTTGCCTTCCAGGCTGTTATCAAAGCAGGTCAGTACGCTTACCGTGACCGTCGTCAGCGTAAGCGTCAGTTCCGTCAACTGTGGATTGCGCGTATCAACGCAGCAGCACGTCAGAACGGTATTTCTTACAGCAAATTCATCAACGGCCTGAAAAAAGCCTCTGTTGAAATCGACCGTAAGATCCTGGCTGACATCGCAGTATTCGACAAAGTAGCGTTCACCGCTCTGGTCGAAAAAGCGAAAGCAGCACTGGCATAA
- the rpmI gene encoding 50S ribosomal protein L35: protein MPKIKTVRGAAKRFKKTGGGGFKRKHANLRHILTKKSTKRKRHLRPKGLVSKGDLGLVIACLPYA, encoded by the coding sequence ATGCCAAAAATTAAGACCGTACGCGGTGCTGCTAAGCGCTTCAAAAAAACCGGTGGTGGTGGATTTAAGCGTAAGCACGCAAACCTGCGTCATATTCTGACCAAAAAATCTACTAAGCGTAAACGTCACCTGCGTCCAAAAGGCCTCGTTTCTAAAGGCGATCTGGGTCTGGTTATCGCGTGCCTGCCGTACGCATAA
- the infC gene encoding translation initiation factor IF-3 — MKGGKRVQTARPNRINGEIRAQEVRLTDLEGEPLGIVSLREAIEKAEEAGVDLVEISPNAEPPVCRIMDYGKFLYEKSKSSKEQKKKQKVIQVKEIKFRPGTDDGDYQVKLRSLIRFLEDGDKAKITLRFRGREMAHQQIGMEVLNRVRDDLSELAVVESFPTKIEGRQMIMVLAPKKKQ; from the coding sequence ATTAAAGGCGGAAAACGAGTTCAAACGGCACGTCCGAATCGTATCAATGGCGAGATTCGCGCCCAGGAAGTTCGCTTAACAGATCTTGAAGGTGAACCACTGGGGATTGTGAGTCTGAGAGAAGCGATCGAAAAAGCTGAAGAAGCTGGAGTAGATTTAGTTGAAATCAGCCCTAACGCCGAACCGCCAGTTTGTCGTATCATGGACTACGGCAAGTTCCTTTATGAAAAGAGTAAGTCTTCTAAGGAACAGAAGAAGAAGCAAAAAGTTATCCAGGTTAAGGAAATCAAATTCCGTCCTGGTACCGACGATGGCGATTATCAGGTAAAACTCCGCAGCCTGATTCGCTTTCTGGAAGATGGCGATAAGGCCAAGATCACACTGCGTTTCCGCGGTCGTGAGATGGCCCACCAACAGATTGGTATGGAAGTGCTTAACCGCGTCCGTGACGATCTGAGTGAACTGGCAGTAGTCGAATCCTTCCCTACGAAGATCGAAGGCCGCCAGATGATCATGGTGCTCGCTCCTAAGAAGAAACAGTAA